In Peromyscus eremicus unplaced genomic scaffold, PerEre_H2_v1 PerEre#2#unplaced_176, whole genome shotgun sequence, the following proteins share a genomic window:
- the LOC131901638 gene encoding protein DGCR6 isoform X1, with translation MDRYAGAGDEAADRARQQERHYQLLSALQSLVKELPSSFQQRLSYTTLSDLALALLDGTVFEIVQGLLEIQHLTEKSLYNQRLRLQNEHRVLRQALRQKHLEAQQTCRPHNLPVLQAAQQRELEEPPSLKTWQAMEHRIREEQQAMDRKIVLELDRKVADQQSTLEKAGVAGFYVTTNPQELTLQMNLLELIRKLQQRDCQLSTGLSW, from the exons ATGGACCGCTACGCGGGCGCCGGGGACGAGGCTGCGGACCGGGCCAGGCAGCAGGAGCGGCACTACCAGCTGCTGTCAGCGCTGCAGAGCCTGGTCAAGGAACTGCCCAG CTCCTTTCAGCAGCGCCTGTCCTACACCACGCTCAGCGACTTGGCCCTGGCACTGCTCGACGGCACTGTGTTCGAGATCGTGCAGGGGCTTCTGGAGATCCAGCACCTCACCGAGAAGAGCCTGTATAACCAGCGACTGCGGCTGCAGAACGAACaccgag TGCTCAGGCAGGCTCTGAGGCAGAAGCATCTGGAAGCCCAGCAGACCTGCCGGCCCCACAACTTGCCAGTTCTCCAGGCAGCTCAGCAGCGCGAGctggag GAGCCACCCTCACTCAAGACATGGCAGGCCATGGAGCATCGAATCCGGGAGGAGCAGCAGGCCATGGACCGCAagattgtcctggaactggacCGGAAGGTTGCTGACCAGCAGAGCACACTGGAGAAGGCAGGGGTAGCTGGTTTCTACGTGACCACGAATCCTCAG GAGCTGACGCTGCAGATGAACCTGTTGGAACTCATCAGGAAGCTGCAGCAGAGGGACTGCCAG CTGTCAACAGGTCTGTCTTGGTGA
- the LOC131901638 gene encoding protein DGCR6 isoform X3: MDRYAGAGDEAADRARQQERHYQLLSALQSLVKELPSSFQQRLSYTTLSDLALALLDGTVFEIVQGLLEIQHLTEKSLYNQRLRLQNEHRVLRQALRQKHLEAQQTCRPHNLPVLQAAQQRELETWQAMEHRIREEQQAMDRKIVLELDRKVADQQSTLEKAGVAGFYVTTNPQELTLQMNLLELIRKLQQRDCQLSTGLSW; the protein is encoded by the exons ATGGACCGCTACGCGGGCGCCGGGGACGAGGCTGCGGACCGGGCCAGGCAGCAGGAGCGGCACTACCAGCTGCTGTCAGCGCTGCAGAGCCTGGTCAAGGAACTGCCCAG CTCCTTTCAGCAGCGCCTGTCCTACACCACGCTCAGCGACTTGGCCCTGGCACTGCTCGACGGCACTGTGTTCGAGATCGTGCAGGGGCTTCTGGAGATCCAGCACCTCACCGAGAAGAGCCTGTATAACCAGCGACTGCGGCTGCAGAACGAACaccgag TGCTCAGGCAGGCTCTGAGGCAGAAGCATCTGGAAGCCCAGCAGACCTGCCGGCCCCACAACTTGCCAGTTCTCCAGGCAGCTCAGCAGCGCGAGctggag ACATGGCAGGCCATGGAGCATCGAATCCGGGAGGAGCAGCAGGCCATGGACCGCAagattgtcctggaactggacCGGAAGGTTGCTGACCAGCAGAGCACACTGGAGAAGGCAGGGGTAGCTGGTTTCTACGTGACCACGAATCCTCAG GAGCTGACGCTGCAGATGAACCTGTTGGAACTCATCAGGAAGCTGCAGCAGAGGGACTGCCAG CTGTCAACAGGTCTGTCTTGGTGA
- the LOC131901639 gene encoding proline dehydrogenase 1, mitochondrial, whose translation MFDRLMKMTVYGHFVAGEDQESIRPLIQHNKAFGVGSILDYGLEEDLSPEEAEHKEMESCTSEAERDSSGTNKREKQYQVHPAFGDRRDGVICARTYFYANEAKCDNYMESLLQTIEASGGASDGGFSAIKLTALGRPQFLLQFSDVLTRWRRFFHQMAAEQGQSGRAAVDTKLEVVVLQESIAKMGIASRAEIKGWFTPETLGVSGTVDLLNWNSLIDSRTQLSRHLVVPNVQTGQLEPLLSRFTEEEEQQMKRMLQRMDVLAKKARDSGVRLMIDAEQSYFQPAISRLTLEMQRRFNVDKPLIFNTFQCYLKDAYDNVTMDMELARREGWCFGAKLVRGAYMAQERARAVEIGYEDPVNPTYEATNAMYHRCLNYILEELKRSPRAEVMVASHNEDTVRFTLRRMEELGLHPDDGQVSFGQLLGMCDQISFPLGQAGFPVYKYVPYGPVMEVLPYLSRRALENSSIMKGAQRERQLLWQELRRRLRTGHLFHHPA comes from the exons ATGTTCGACAGACTAATGAAGATGACCGTCTATGGCCATTTTGTGGCTGGCGAGGACCAGGAGTCTATCAGGCCTCTGATCCAGCACAACAAAGCCTTCGGTGTTGGCTCCATACTGGACTATGGATTGGAGGAAGACCTGagccctgaggaggcagagcacaAGGAGATGGA GTCATGCACttctgaagcagagagagacagcagTG gcACAAATAAGAGGGAGAAACAATATCAGGTCCACCCTGCCTTTGGAGACCGCAGAGATGGGGTCATCTGTGCCCGCACCTACTTCTATGCCAACGAAGCCAAGTGTGACAACTACATGGAGAGTTTACTGCAAACCATCGAGGCCTCAG GTGGAGCCAGTGACGGTGGTTTCTCGGCCATTAAGCTCACTGCACTGGGAAGACCGCAGTTTCTG CTGCAGTTCTCAGATGTGCTGACCAGGTGGAGACGGTTCTTTCATCAAATGGCTGCAGAGCAGGGACAGTCTGGGCGTGCTGCTGTAGACACGaagctggaggtggtggtgctCCAG GAAAGCATCGCAAAGATGGGCATCGCGTCCAGGGCTGAGATCAAGGGGTGGTTCACACCAGAGACGCTGGGAGTGTCTGG CACTGTGGACTTGCTGAACTGGAACAGCCTCATTGACAGCAGGACCCAGCTCTCCAGGCACCTGGTGGTCCCCAATGTGCAG ACAGGCCAGCTAGAGCCTCTGCTGTCACGTTTCAccgaggaggaggagcagcagatgaAGAGGATGCTGCAGAGGATGGACGTGCTGGCCAAG AAAGCCAGAGATTCAGGCGTGCGGCTAATGATAGATGCTGAGCAGAGCTACTTCCAGCCGGCCATCAGCCGCCTGACCCTGGAGATGCAGCGCAGGTTCAATGTGGATAAGCCGCTCATCTTCAACACATTCCAGTGCTACCTCAAG GATGCCTATGACAATGTGACCATGGATATGGAACTGGCTCGCCGTGAGGGCTGGTGTTTTGGGGCCAAGCTGGTACGCGGTGCATACATGGCCCAAGAGCGTGCCAGGGCTGTGGAGATCGGCTATGAGGACCCCGTCAACCCTACATATGAGGCCACCAATGCCATGTACCACAG GTGCCTGAACTACATCCTGGAGGAGCTGAAGCGCAGCCCCAGGGCAGAGGTGATGGTGGCTTCCCACAATGAAGACACAGTACGCTTCACACTCCGTAG GATGGAGGAGTTAGGCCTGCATCCTGATGATGGCCAGGTGAGCTTCGGACAGCTGCTGGGGATGTGCGACCAAATTAGCTTCCCACTAG gccaggCAGGATTTCCCGTGTACAAGTATGTACCCTATGGTCCCGTGATGGAGGTGCTGCCCTACCTGTCCCGCCGTGCCCTGGAGAACAGCAGCATCATGAAAGGCGCCCAGCGAGAGAGGCAGCTGCTGTGGCAGGAACTCCGCAGGCGGCTGCGCACTGGCCACCTCTTCCACCACCCGGCCTAG
- the LOC131901638 gene encoding protein DGCR6 isoform X4, with product MDRYAGAGDEAADRARQQERHYQLLSALQSLVKELPSSFQQRLSYTTLSDLALALLDGTVFEIVQGLLEIQHLTEKSLYNQRLRLQNEHRVLRQALRQKHLEAQQTCRPHNLPVLQAAQQRELETWQAMEHRIREEQQAMDRKIVLELDRKVADQQSTLEKAGVAGFYVTTNPQELTLQMNLLELIRKLQQRDCQVGKAAL from the exons ATGGACCGCTACGCGGGCGCCGGGGACGAGGCTGCGGACCGGGCCAGGCAGCAGGAGCGGCACTACCAGCTGCTGTCAGCGCTGCAGAGCCTGGTCAAGGAACTGCCCAG CTCCTTTCAGCAGCGCCTGTCCTACACCACGCTCAGCGACTTGGCCCTGGCACTGCTCGACGGCACTGTGTTCGAGATCGTGCAGGGGCTTCTGGAGATCCAGCACCTCACCGAGAAGAGCCTGTATAACCAGCGACTGCGGCTGCAGAACGAACaccgag TGCTCAGGCAGGCTCTGAGGCAGAAGCATCTGGAAGCCCAGCAGACCTGCCGGCCCCACAACTTGCCAGTTCTCCAGGCAGCTCAGCAGCGCGAGctggag ACATGGCAGGCCATGGAGCATCGAATCCGGGAGGAGCAGCAGGCCATGGACCGCAagattgtcctggaactggacCGGAAGGTTGCTGACCAGCAGAGCACACTGGAGAAGGCAGGGGTAGCTGGTTTCTACGTGACCACGAATCCTCAG GAGCTGACGCTGCAGATGAACCTGTTGGAACTCATCAGGAAGCTGCAGCAGAGGGACTGCCAGGTGGGGAAGGCAGCCCTGTGA
- the LOC131901638 gene encoding protein DGCR6 isoform X6: MDRYAGAGDEAADRARQQERHYQLLSALQSLVKELPSSFQQRLSYTTLSDLALALLDGTVFEIVQGLLEIQHLTEKSLYNQRLRLQNEHRVLRQALRQKHLEAQQTCRPHNLPVLQAAQQRELEAMEHRIREEQQAMDRKIVLELDRKVADQQSTLEKAGVAGFYVTTNPQELTLQMNLLELIRKLQQRDCQVGKAAL; encoded by the exons ATGGACCGCTACGCGGGCGCCGGGGACGAGGCTGCGGACCGGGCCAGGCAGCAGGAGCGGCACTACCAGCTGCTGTCAGCGCTGCAGAGCCTGGTCAAGGAACTGCCCAG CTCCTTTCAGCAGCGCCTGTCCTACACCACGCTCAGCGACTTGGCCCTGGCACTGCTCGACGGCACTGTGTTCGAGATCGTGCAGGGGCTTCTGGAGATCCAGCACCTCACCGAGAAGAGCCTGTATAACCAGCGACTGCGGCTGCAGAACGAACaccgag TGCTCAGGCAGGCTCTGAGGCAGAAGCATCTGGAAGCCCAGCAGACCTGCCGGCCCCACAACTTGCCAGTTCTCCAGGCAGCTCAGCAGCGCGAGctggag GCCATGGAGCATCGAATCCGGGAGGAGCAGCAGGCCATGGACCGCAagattgtcctggaactggacCGGAAGGTTGCTGACCAGCAGAGCACACTGGAGAAGGCAGGGGTAGCTGGTTTCTACGTGACCACGAATCCTCAG GAGCTGACGCTGCAGATGAACCTGTTGGAACTCATCAGGAAGCTGCAGCAGAGGGACTGCCAGGTGGGGAAGGCAGCCCTGTGA
- the LOC131901638 gene encoding protein DGCR6 isoform X2 translates to MDRYAGAGDEAADRARQQERHYQLLSALQSLVKELPSSFQQRLSYTTLSDLALALLDGTVFEIVQGLLEIQHLTEKSLYNQRLRLQNEHRVLRQALRQKHLEAQQTCRPHNLPVLQAAQQRELEEPPSLKTWQAMEHRIREEQQAMDRKIVLELDRKVADQQSTLEKAGVAGFYVTTNPQELTLQMNLLELIRKLQQRDCQVGKAAL, encoded by the exons ATGGACCGCTACGCGGGCGCCGGGGACGAGGCTGCGGACCGGGCCAGGCAGCAGGAGCGGCACTACCAGCTGCTGTCAGCGCTGCAGAGCCTGGTCAAGGAACTGCCCAG CTCCTTTCAGCAGCGCCTGTCCTACACCACGCTCAGCGACTTGGCCCTGGCACTGCTCGACGGCACTGTGTTCGAGATCGTGCAGGGGCTTCTGGAGATCCAGCACCTCACCGAGAAGAGCCTGTATAACCAGCGACTGCGGCTGCAGAACGAACaccgag TGCTCAGGCAGGCTCTGAGGCAGAAGCATCTGGAAGCCCAGCAGACCTGCCGGCCCCACAACTTGCCAGTTCTCCAGGCAGCTCAGCAGCGCGAGctggag GAGCCACCCTCACTCAAGACATGGCAGGCCATGGAGCATCGAATCCGGGAGGAGCAGCAGGCCATGGACCGCAagattgtcctggaactggacCGGAAGGTTGCTGACCAGCAGAGCACACTGGAGAAGGCAGGGGTAGCTGGTTTCTACGTGACCACGAATCCTCAG GAGCTGACGCTGCAGATGAACCTGTTGGAACTCATCAGGAAGCTGCAGCAGAGGGACTGCCAGGTGGGGAAGGCAGCCCTGTGA
- the LOC131901638 gene encoding protein DGCR6 isoform X5: MDRYAGAGDEAADRARQQERHYQLLSALQSLVKELPSSFQQRLSYTTLSDLALALLDGTVFEIVQGLLEIQHLTEKSLYNQRLRLQNEHRVLRQALRQKHLEAQQTCRPHNLPVLQAAQQRELEAMEHRIREEQQAMDRKIVLELDRKVADQQSTLEKAGVAGFYVTTNPQELTLQMNLLELIRKLQQRDCQLSTGLSW; the protein is encoded by the exons ATGGACCGCTACGCGGGCGCCGGGGACGAGGCTGCGGACCGGGCCAGGCAGCAGGAGCGGCACTACCAGCTGCTGTCAGCGCTGCAGAGCCTGGTCAAGGAACTGCCCAG CTCCTTTCAGCAGCGCCTGTCCTACACCACGCTCAGCGACTTGGCCCTGGCACTGCTCGACGGCACTGTGTTCGAGATCGTGCAGGGGCTTCTGGAGATCCAGCACCTCACCGAGAAGAGCCTGTATAACCAGCGACTGCGGCTGCAGAACGAACaccgag TGCTCAGGCAGGCTCTGAGGCAGAAGCATCTGGAAGCCCAGCAGACCTGCCGGCCCCACAACTTGCCAGTTCTCCAGGCAGCTCAGCAGCGCGAGctggag GCCATGGAGCATCGAATCCGGGAGGAGCAGCAGGCCATGGACCGCAagattgtcctggaactggacCGGAAGGTTGCTGACCAGCAGAGCACACTGGAGAAGGCAGGGGTAGCTGGTTTCTACGTGACCACGAATCCTCAG GAGCTGACGCTGCAGATGAACCTGTTGGAACTCATCAGGAAGCTGCAGCAGAGGGACTGCCAG CTGTCAACAGGTCTGTCTTGGTGA